Proteins from a single region of Harpia harpyja isolate bHarHar1 chromosome 14, bHarHar1 primary haplotype, whole genome shotgun sequence:
- the SLTM gene encoding SAFB-like transcription modulator isoform X1: MAAAAPSPAAAGAPAAPAAPAAVALPPTESKKITDLRVIDLKSELKRRNLDITGVKTVLISRLKQAIEEEGGDPDNIEITVSADTPTKKPTKSKGKKQEADELAGDASVEDDSFVKVIKESELETQDASDQDGNDELKDFKESVEDENLNSKELPSAEKKRYHDLEPVETTEDAEKDSESQENEGQDIEDYTFPTVHDGEDEENEKDKAGSGDGTQEVSKPLPSEESLAEADHTAHEEMEANTSVKEAEDDNISVTIQAEDAITLDFDGDDLLETGKNVKITDSEASKPKDGQDTISQSLEKESKDYEMTENHKDGKKEDCVKGDPVKKEARESSKKAESGDKEKDTLKKGPSSTGASGQAKSSTKESKESKTTSKDDKGSASSVSGSSGSSTRNLWVSGLSSNTKAADLKNLFGKYGKVLGAKVVTNARSPGAKCYGIVTMSSSTEVARCIAHLHRTELHGQQISVEKVKGDPSKKELKKESDEKSGSGRSMGDKKTASSDKASKTPSTKKEEKKSEKSEKKESKEAKKTEGKDEKSDNGASGPNQESTKKTEEKKRISGKSPGQVVVLDQTKGDQGHTRTVRRGRFDKPQILRNKERIIQDKVKFREYRGRKDILPFEKMKEQRLREHMVRLERIRRAVELRRRREIAERERRERERIRIMHEREECLQRERERLEIERQKLERERMERERLERERVRIEQERRKEAERIAREREELRRQQQQLRYEQEKRNSLKRPRDVDHRRDDPYWNENKKMALDTDARFSHGSDYSRQQNRFNDFDHRERGRYPEGSSVPSSSFDRRERFVNQGEAKKSRPTARREEPGFERYPKNFSESRRNEPPQPRSELRDTDRREVRGDRDERRTVIIHDRPEIPHGRHPRETGSNPPRQTNWKSEGSINTDKRDGRGERPDRSGREVSGHVRGAPPGSRSSASGYGSREGERGVMGERGGGQHYNEDRHVVERHSRETGPRKEWHGPSSQGSGYHDTRRMGDGRGGGGMMSPHTSNSSPINRVVQITGNSMQRGSGSGFKPFKGGPPRRF; this comes from the exons atggccgccgccgccccgtcTCCCGCTGCCGCGGGGGCTCCCGCGGCACCCGCCGCGCCGGCGGCGGTGGCGCTGCCCCCCACTGAGAGCAAGAAGATCACCGACCTGCGGGTCATCGACCTCAAGTCGGAACTGAAGCGGCGCAACCTGGACATCACCGGGGTGAAGACCGTGCTCATCTCCCGGCTCAAGCAG GCTATTGAAGAGGAAGGAGGCGATCCAGATAATATTGAAATAACTGTTTCAGCTGACACACCCACCAAGAAACCAACTAAAAGCAAAG GTAAAAAGCAGGAAGCTGATGAATTAGCTGGTGATGCATCAGTTGAAGATGATTCCTTTGTCAAGGTAATAAAA GAAAGTGAATTGGAGACTCAAGATGCAAGTGATCAAGATGGAAATGATGAATTAAAGGACTTCAAAGAATCTGTTGAAGATGAGAACTTGAATTCTAAAGAACTAccatctgcagaaaagaaaagataccATGACCTGGAGCCAGTAGAGACAacagaagatgcagaaaaggACTCTGAAAGTCAG GAAAATGAAGGTCAAGACATAGAAGACTACACTTTCCCAACTGTCCAT GATGgtgaagatgaagaaaatgagaaag ATAAAGCAGGTTCTGGTGATGGTACACAAGAAGTATCTAAACCTCTTCCTTCAGAAGAAAGCCTAGCTGAGGCTGATCACACGGCTCATGAAGAGATGGAAGCTAACACCTCTGTGAAAGAAGCTGAGGATGATAACATATCGGTTACAATCCAGGCTGAAGATGCCATCACTCTGGATTTTGATGGTGATGACCTCCTAGAAACaggtaaaaatgtgaaaattacaGATTCTGAAGCAAGTAAGCCAAAGGATGGGCAGGATACCATTTCAcagagcctggagaaggaaagcaagGACTATGAGATGACAGAGAACCATAAAGATGGTAAGAAGGAAGACTGCGTGAAGGGTGATCCTGTCAAGAAGGAAGCCAGAGAAAGTTCAAAGAAAGCAGAATCTGGAGACAAAGAAAAGGATACTTTGAAGAAAGGTCCCTCGTCTACTGGGGCCTCTGGTCAAGCAAAGAG CTCTACTAAGGAATCTAAAGAAAGCAAGACAACATCAAAGGATGATAAAG GAAGTGCAAGCAGTGTTAGTGGTAGCAGTGGAAGTTCAACTAGAAACCTGTGGGTTAGCGGACTGTCTTCCAACACAAAAGCTGCTGACTTGAAAAATCTCTTTGGCAAATATGGAAAG GTGCTTGGTGCAAAGGTGGTCACAAATGCACGAAGCCCAGGGGCAAAATGTTACGGCATAGTAACTATGTCTTCTAGTACAGAAGTGGCTAGGTGTATTGCACACCTTCATCGAACAGAGCTGCATGGACAACAAATTTCTGTTGAGAAA gTGAAAGGCGATCCCTCCAAAAAGGAGTTGAAGAAGGAAAGTGATGAGAAATCTGGTTCAGGTAGAAGCATGGGAGATAAAAAGACTGCATCAAGTGATAAAGCCAGCAA AACTCCATcaaccaaaaaagaagaaaagaaatctgagaaatctgaaaaaaaagaaagtaaagaagcCAAGAAAACAGAAGGTAAAGATGAGAAGAGTGATAATGGAGCAAGTGGCCCTAATCAAGAATCCActaaaaaaactgaagaaaagaaaagaataa GTGGTAAAAGCCCAGGTCAAGTTGTAGTTTTAGACCAAACAAAAGGAGATCAAGGCCACACTAGGACAGTTAGAAGGGGAAGGTTTGATAAA CCACAGATATTGAGGAACAAAGAGCGTATTATTCAAGATAAAGTGAAATTCAGGGAATACAGGGGTAGAAAGGATATCTTGCCTTTTGAAAAGATGAAGGAACAGAGATTGCGAGAACACATGGTTCGATTGGAAAGAATACGACGAGCTGTTGAACTCCGAAG gcgAAGAGAAATTGCTGAGAGGGAGCGTCGTGAGAGAGAACGCATACGAATAATGCATGAACGAGAAGAATGCTTGCAGAGAGAAAGGGAACGATTAGAAATTGAAAGGCAAAAACTAGAGAGGGAAAGAATGGAACGGGAGCGTTTGGAAAGAGAGCGTGTTCGTATTGAACAG GAACGTCGAAAAGAAGCAGAGCGTATTGCTCGTGAAAGGGAGGAACTTCGTCGACAACAGCAGCAACTTCGTTATGAACAGGAGAAGAGGAATTCTTTGAAACGTCCACGTGATGTAGATCACAG GAGAGATGATCCTTACTGGAATGAGAATAAGAAGATGGCTCTTGATACAGATGCACGTTTTAGTCACGGTTCAGATTACAGTCGCCAGCAGAACAGGTTTAATGATTTTGATCACAGAGAACGAGGACGATATCCAGAAGGTTCTTCTGTTCCATCATCTTCTTTTGATAG GCGAGAACGTTTTGTAAATCAAGGTGAAGCAAAAAAGAGTCGCCCAACAGCACGAAGGGAAGAGCCAGGGTTTGAGAGATATCCTAAGAACTTCAGTGAGTCCAGAAGAAATGAACCACCACAGCCAAGAAGTGAACTTCGAGATACAGACAGACGAGAAGTGCGAGGAGACAGAGATGAAAGAAGAACAGTGATAATTCATGACAGACCTGAAATACCACATGGTCGACATCCACGAGAGACTGGTTCAAATCCACCTAGACAAACAAATTGGAAGAGTGAGGGAAGCATAAACACAGACAAACGGGATGGCAG AGGTGAGAGGCCAGATCGATCAGGAAGAGAAGTGTCTGGACATGTCAGAGGTGCACCTCCTGGTAGCCGTAGCAGTGCTTCTGGGTATGGAAGCAGGGAAGGAGAACGAGGCGTGATGGGAGAAAGAGGTGGAGGACAA CACTATAATGAGGACAGACATGTTGTTGAACGCCATAGTCGTGAAACTGGACCAAGAAAAGAATGGCATGGACCTAGTTCTCAAGGAAGTGGGTATCATGACACAAGGAGAATGGGAGATGGCCGTGGAGGAGGTGGCATGATGTCTCCACATACAAG TAACTCTTCACCAATTAATAGAGTTGTACAGATCACAGGCAATTCCATGCAGAGGGGAAGTGGCTCAGGATTTAAGCCATTTAAAGGTGGACCTCCACGAAGATTCTAA
- the SLTM gene encoding SAFB-like transcription modulator isoform X3 yields MAAAAPSPAAAGAPAAPAAPAAVALPPTESKKITDLRVIDLKSELKRRNLDITGVKTVLISRLKQAIEEEGGDPDNIEITVSADTPTKKPTKSKGKKQEADELAGDASVEDDSFVKVIKESELETQDASDQDGNDELKDFKESVEDENLNSKELPSAEKKRYHDLEPVETTEDAEKDSESQENEGQDIEDYTFPTVHDGEDEENEKDKAGSGDGTQEVSKPLPSEESLAEADHTAHEEMEANTSVKEAEDDNISVTIQAEDAITLDFDGDDLLETGKNVKITDSEASKPKDGQDTISQSLEKESKDYEMTENHKDGKKEDCVKGDPVKKEARESSKKAESGDKEKDTLKKGPSSTGASGQAKSSTKESKESKTTSKDDKGSASSVSGSSGSSTRNLWVSGLSSNTKAADLKNLFGKYGKVLGAKVVTNARSPGAKCYGIVTMSSSTEVARCIAHLHRTELHGQQISVEKVKGDPSKKELKKESDEKSGSGRSMGDKKTASSDKASKTPSTKKEEKKSEKSEKKESKEAKKTEGGKSPGQVVVLDQTKGDQGHTRTVRRGRFDKPQILRNKERIIQDKVKFREYRGRKDILPFEKMKEQRLREHMVRLERIRRAVELRRRREIAERERRERERIRIMHEREECLQRERERLEIERQKLERERMERERLERERVRIEQERRKEAERIAREREELRRQQQQLRYEQEKRNSLKRPRDVDHRRDDPYWNENKKMALDTDARFSHGSDYSRQQNRFNDFDHRERGRYPEGSSVPSSSFDRRERFVNQGEAKKSRPTARREEPGFERYPKNFSESRRNEPPQPRSELRDTDRREVRGDRDERRTVIIHDRPEIPHGRHPRETGSNPPRQTNWKSEGSINTDKRDGRGERPDRSGREVSGHVRGAPPGSRSSASGYGSREGERGVMGERGGGQHYNEDRHVVERHSRETGPRKEWHGPSSQGSGYHDTRRMGDGRGGGGMMSPHTSNSSPINRVVQITGNSMQRGSGSGFKPFKGGPPRRF; encoded by the exons atggccgccgccgccccgtcTCCCGCTGCCGCGGGGGCTCCCGCGGCACCCGCCGCGCCGGCGGCGGTGGCGCTGCCCCCCACTGAGAGCAAGAAGATCACCGACCTGCGGGTCATCGACCTCAAGTCGGAACTGAAGCGGCGCAACCTGGACATCACCGGGGTGAAGACCGTGCTCATCTCCCGGCTCAAGCAG GCTATTGAAGAGGAAGGAGGCGATCCAGATAATATTGAAATAACTGTTTCAGCTGACACACCCACCAAGAAACCAACTAAAAGCAAAG GTAAAAAGCAGGAAGCTGATGAATTAGCTGGTGATGCATCAGTTGAAGATGATTCCTTTGTCAAGGTAATAAAA GAAAGTGAATTGGAGACTCAAGATGCAAGTGATCAAGATGGAAATGATGAATTAAAGGACTTCAAAGAATCTGTTGAAGATGAGAACTTGAATTCTAAAGAACTAccatctgcagaaaagaaaagataccATGACCTGGAGCCAGTAGAGACAacagaagatgcagaaaaggACTCTGAAAGTCAG GAAAATGAAGGTCAAGACATAGAAGACTACACTTTCCCAACTGTCCAT GATGgtgaagatgaagaaaatgagaaag ATAAAGCAGGTTCTGGTGATGGTACACAAGAAGTATCTAAACCTCTTCCTTCAGAAGAAAGCCTAGCTGAGGCTGATCACACGGCTCATGAAGAGATGGAAGCTAACACCTCTGTGAAAGAAGCTGAGGATGATAACATATCGGTTACAATCCAGGCTGAAGATGCCATCACTCTGGATTTTGATGGTGATGACCTCCTAGAAACaggtaaaaatgtgaaaattacaGATTCTGAAGCAAGTAAGCCAAAGGATGGGCAGGATACCATTTCAcagagcctggagaaggaaagcaagGACTATGAGATGACAGAGAACCATAAAGATGGTAAGAAGGAAGACTGCGTGAAGGGTGATCCTGTCAAGAAGGAAGCCAGAGAAAGTTCAAAGAAAGCAGAATCTGGAGACAAAGAAAAGGATACTTTGAAGAAAGGTCCCTCGTCTACTGGGGCCTCTGGTCAAGCAAAGAG CTCTACTAAGGAATCTAAAGAAAGCAAGACAACATCAAAGGATGATAAAG GAAGTGCAAGCAGTGTTAGTGGTAGCAGTGGAAGTTCAACTAGAAACCTGTGGGTTAGCGGACTGTCTTCCAACACAAAAGCTGCTGACTTGAAAAATCTCTTTGGCAAATATGGAAAG GTGCTTGGTGCAAAGGTGGTCACAAATGCACGAAGCCCAGGGGCAAAATGTTACGGCATAGTAACTATGTCTTCTAGTACAGAAGTGGCTAGGTGTATTGCACACCTTCATCGAACAGAGCTGCATGGACAACAAATTTCTGTTGAGAAA gTGAAAGGCGATCCCTCCAAAAAGGAGTTGAAGAAGGAAAGTGATGAGAAATCTGGTTCAGGTAGAAGCATGGGAGATAAAAAGACTGCATCAAGTGATAAAGCCAGCAA AACTCCATcaaccaaaaaagaagaaaagaaatctgagaaatctgaaaaaaaagaaagtaaagaagcCAAGAAAACAGAAG GTGGTAAAAGCCCAGGTCAAGTTGTAGTTTTAGACCAAACAAAAGGAGATCAAGGCCACACTAGGACAGTTAGAAGGGGAAGGTTTGATAAA CCACAGATATTGAGGAACAAAGAGCGTATTATTCAAGATAAAGTGAAATTCAGGGAATACAGGGGTAGAAAGGATATCTTGCCTTTTGAAAAGATGAAGGAACAGAGATTGCGAGAACACATGGTTCGATTGGAAAGAATACGACGAGCTGTTGAACTCCGAAG gcgAAGAGAAATTGCTGAGAGGGAGCGTCGTGAGAGAGAACGCATACGAATAATGCATGAACGAGAAGAATGCTTGCAGAGAGAAAGGGAACGATTAGAAATTGAAAGGCAAAAACTAGAGAGGGAAAGAATGGAACGGGAGCGTTTGGAAAGAGAGCGTGTTCGTATTGAACAG GAACGTCGAAAAGAAGCAGAGCGTATTGCTCGTGAAAGGGAGGAACTTCGTCGACAACAGCAGCAACTTCGTTATGAACAGGAGAAGAGGAATTCTTTGAAACGTCCACGTGATGTAGATCACAG GAGAGATGATCCTTACTGGAATGAGAATAAGAAGATGGCTCTTGATACAGATGCACGTTTTAGTCACGGTTCAGATTACAGTCGCCAGCAGAACAGGTTTAATGATTTTGATCACAGAGAACGAGGACGATATCCAGAAGGTTCTTCTGTTCCATCATCTTCTTTTGATAG GCGAGAACGTTTTGTAAATCAAGGTGAAGCAAAAAAGAGTCGCCCAACAGCACGAAGGGAAGAGCCAGGGTTTGAGAGATATCCTAAGAACTTCAGTGAGTCCAGAAGAAATGAACCACCACAGCCAAGAAGTGAACTTCGAGATACAGACAGACGAGAAGTGCGAGGAGACAGAGATGAAAGAAGAACAGTGATAATTCATGACAGACCTGAAATACCACATGGTCGACATCCACGAGAGACTGGTTCAAATCCACCTAGACAAACAAATTGGAAGAGTGAGGGAAGCATAAACACAGACAAACGGGATGGCAG AGGTGAGAGGCCAGATCGATCAGGAAGAGAAGTGTCTGGACATGTCAGAGGTGCACCTCCTGGTAGCCGTAGCAGTGCTTCTGGGTATGGAAGCAGGGAAGGAGAACGAGGCGTGATGGGAGAAAGAGGTGGAGGACAA CACTATAATGAGGACAGACATGTTGTTGAACGCCATAGTCGTGAAACTGGACCAAGAAAAGAATGGCATGGACCTAGTTCTCAAGGAAGTGGGTATCATGACACAAGGAGAATGGGAGATGGCCGTGGAGGAGGTGGCATGATGTCTCCACATACAAG TAACTCTTCACCAATTAATAGAGTTGTACAGATCACAGGCAATTCCATGCAGAGGGGAAGTGGCTCAGGATTTAAGCCATTTAAAGGTGGACCTCCACGAAGATTCTAA
- the SLTM gene encoding SAFB-like transcription modulator isoform X2, which yields MAAAAPSPAAAGAPAAPAAPAAVALPPTESKKITDLRVIDLKSELKRRNLDITGVKTVLISRLKQAIEEEGGDPDNIEITVSADTPTKKPTKSKGKKQEADELAGDASVEDDSFVKESELETQDASDQDGNDELKDFKESVEDENLNSKELPSAEKKRYHDLEPVETTEDAEKDSESQENEGQDIEDYTFPTVHDGEDEENEKDKAGSGDGTQEVSKPLPSEESLAEADHTAHEEMEANTSVKEAEDDNISVTIQAEDAITLDFDGDDLLETGKNVKITDSEASKPKDGQDTISQSLEKESKDYEMTENHKDGKKEDCVKGDPVKKEARESSKKAESGDKEKDTLKKGPSSTGASGQAKSSTKESKESKTTSKDDKGSASSVSGSSGSSTRNLWVSGLSSNTKAADLKNLFGKYGKVLGAKVVTNARSPGAKCYGIVTMSSSTEVARCIAHLHRTELHGQQISVEKVKGDPSKKELKKESDEKSGSGRSMGDKKTASSDKASKTPSTKKEEKKSEKSEKKESKEAKKTEGKDEKSDNGASGPNQESTKKTEEKKRISGKSPGQVVVLDQTKGDQGHTRTVRRGRFDKPQILRNKERIIQDKVKFREYRGRKDILPFEKMKEQRLREHMVRLERIRRAVELRRRREIAERERRERERIRIMHEREECLQRERERLEIERQKLERERMERERLERERVRIEQERRKEAERIAREREELRRQQQQLRYEQEKRNSLKRPRDVDHRRDDPYWNENKKMALDTDARFSHGSDYSRQQNRFNDFDHRERGRYPEGSSVPSSSFDRRERFVNQGEAKKSRPTARREEPGFERYPKNFSESRRNEPPQPRSELRDTDRREVRGDRDERRTVIIHDRPEIPHGRHPRETGSNPPRQTNWKSEGSINTDKRDGRGERPDRSGREVSGHVRGAPPGSRSSASGYGSREGERGVMGERGGGQHYNEDRHVVERHSRETGPRKEWHGPSSQGSGYHDTRRMGDGRGGGGMMSPHTSNSSPINRVVQITGNSMQRGSGSGFKPFKGGPPRRF from the exons atggccgccgccgccccgtcTCCCGCTGCCGCGGGGGCTCCCGCGGCACCCGCCGCGCCGGCGGCGGTGGCGCTGCCCCCCACTGAGAGCAAGAAGATCACCGACCTGCGGGTCATCGACCTCAAGTCGGAACTGAAGCGGCGCAACCTGGACATCACCGGGGTGAAGACCGTGCTCATCTCCCGGCTCAAGCAG GCTATTGAAGAGGAAGGAGGCGATCCAGATAATATTGAAATAACTGTTTCAGCTGACACACCCACCAAGAAACCAACTAAAAGCAAAG GTAAAAAGCAGGAAGCTGATGAATTAGCTGGTGATGCATCAGTTGAAGATGATTCCTTTGTCAAG GAAAGTGAATTGGAGACTCAAGATGCAAGTGATCAAGATGGAAATGATGAATTAAAGGACTTCAAAGAATCTGTTGAAGATGAGAACTTGAATTCTAAAGAACTAccatctgcagaaaagaaaagataccATGACCTGGAGCCAGTAGAGACAacagaagatgcagaaaaggACTCTGAAAGTCAG GAAAATGAAGGTCAAGACATAGAAGACTACACTTTCCCAACTGTCCAT GATGgtgaagatgaagaaaatgagaaag ATAAAGCAGGTTCTGGTGATGGTACACAAGAAGTATCTAAACCTCTTCCTTCAGAAGAAAGCCTAGCTGAGGCTGATCACACGGCTCATGAAGAGATGGAAGCTAACACCTCTGTGAAAGAAGCTGAGGATGATAACATATCGGTTACAATCCAGGCTGAAGATGCCATCACTCTGGATTTTGATGGTGATGACCTCCTAGAAACaggtaaaaatgtgaaaattacaGATTCTGAAGCAAGTAAGCCAAAGGATGGGCAGGATACCATTTCAcagagcctggagaaggaaagcaagGACTATGAGATGACAGAGAACCATAAAGATGGTAAGAAGGAAGACTGCGTGAAGGGTGATCCTGTCAAGAAGGAAGCCAGAGAAAGTTCAAAGAAAGCAGAATCTGGAGACAAAGAAAAGGATACTTTGAAGAAAGGTCCCTCGTCTACTGGGGCCTCTGGTCAAGCAAAGAG CTCTACTAAGGAATCTAAAGAAAGCAAGACAACATCAAAGGATGATAAAG GAAGTGCAAGCAGTGTTAGTGGTAGCAGTGGAAGTTCAACTAGAAACCTGTGGGTTAGCGGACTGTCTTCCAACACAAAAGCTGCTGACTTGAAAAATCTCTTTGGCAAATATGGAAAG GTGCTTGGTGCAAAGGTGGTCACAAATGCACGAAGCCCAGGGGCAAAATGTTACGGCATAGTAACTATGTCTTCTAGTACAGAAGTGGCTAGGTGTATTGCACACCTTCATCGAACAGAGCTGCATGGACAACAAATTTCTGTTGAGAAA gTGAAAGGCGATCCCTCCAAAAAGGAGTTGAAGAAGGAAAGTGATGAGAAATCTGGTTCAGGTAGAAGCATGGGAGATAAAAAGACTGCATCAAGTGATAAAGCCAGCAA AACTCCATcaaccaaaaaagaagaaaagaaatctgagaaatctgaaaaaaaagaaagtaaagaagcCAAGAAAACAGAAGGTAAAGATGAGAAGAGTGATAATGGAGCAAGTGGCCCTAATCAAGAATCCActaaaaaaactgaagaaaagaaaagaataa GTGGTAAAAGCCCAGGTCAAGTTGTAGTTTTAGACCAAACAAAAGGAGATCAAGGCCACACTAGGACAGTTAGAAGGGGAAGGTTTGATAAA CCACAGATATTGAGGAACAAAGAGCGTATTATTCAAGATAAAGTGAAATTCAGGGAATACAGGGGTAGAAAGGATATCTTGCCTTTTGAAAAGATGAAGGAACAGAGATTGCGAGAACACATGGTTCGATTGGAAAGAATACGACGAGCTGTTGAACTCCGAAG gcgAAGAGAAATTGCTGAGAGGGAGCGTCGTGAGAGAGAACGCATACGAATAATGCATGAACGAGAAGAATGCTTGCAGAGAGAAAGGGAACGATTAGAAATTGAAAGGCAAAAACTAGAGAGGGAAAGAATGGAACGGGAGCGTTTGGAAAGAGAGCGTGTTCGTATTGAACAG GAACGTCGAAAAGAAGCAGAGCGTATTGCTCGTGAAAGGGAGGAACTTCGTCGACAACAGCAGCAACTTCGTTATGAACAGGAGAAGAGGAATTCTTTGAAACGTCCACGTGATGTAGATCACAG GAGAGATGATCCTTACTGGAATGAGAATAAGAAGATGGCTCTTGATACAGATGCACGTTTTAGTCACGGTTCAGATTACAGTCGCCAGCAGAACAGGTTTAATGATTTTGATCACAGAGAACGAGGACGATATCCAGAAGGTTCTTCTGTTCCATCATCTTCTTTTGATAG GCGAGAACGTTTTGTAAATCAAGGTGAAGCAAAAAAGAGTCGCCCAACAGCACGAAGGGAAGAGCCAGGGTTTGAGAGATATCCTAAGAACTTCAGTGAGTCCAGAAGAAATGAACCACCACAGCCAAGAAGTGAACTTCGAGATACAGACAGACGAGAAGTGCGAGGAGACAGAGATGAAAGAAGAACAGTGATAATTCATGACAGACCTGAAATACCACATGGTCGACATCCACGAGAGACTGGTTCAAATCCACCTAGACAAACAAATTGGAAGAGTGAGGGAAGCATAAACACAGACAAACGGGATGGCAG AGGTGAGAGGCCAGATCGATCAGGAAGAGAAGTGTCTGGACATGTCAGAGGTGCACCTCCTGGTAGCCGTAGCAGTGCTTCTGGGTATGGAAGCAGGGAAGGAGAACGAGGCGTGATGGGAGAAAGAGGTGGAGGACAA CACTATAATGAGGACAGACATGTTGTTGAACGCCATAGTCGTGAAACTGGACCAAGAAAAGAATGGCATGGACCTAGTTCTCAAGGAAGTGGGTATCATGACACAAGGAGAATGGGAGATGGCCGTGGAGGAGGTGGCATGATGTCTCCACATACAAG TAACTCTTCACCAATTAATAGAGTTGTACAGATCACAGGCAATTCCATGCAGAGGGGAAGTGGCTCAGGATTTAAGCCATTTAAAGGTGGACCTCCACGAAGATTCTAA